One Candidatus Neomarinimicrobiota bacterium genomic window carries:
- a CDS encoding DivIVA domain-containing protein, which yields MKLTPIDIRKWEFKKGIRGYDKYEVQAFLELAAEEFEKLMQDRREFEQKSKRLEKEIEEYRRVEKSLQDTLISAKETTDRSMENSRKEAELIIGDAELHADKVLESARKKVSKIEDEITRLTVLRDSFTVKLRSILSSQIELVEMFGEVNDDNVELNISEEILPDGDKEPEPVIQKATEPMDNEEVPENEEQGHPVDEMMDDLMEEKSE from the coding sequence TTGAAACTTACGCCTATTGATATAAGAAAGTGGGAATTCAAGAAGGGAATCCGCGGCTATGACAAATACGAAGTTCAGGCGTTTCTCGAACTTGCTGCGGAGGAATTCGAGAAACTGATGCAGGACCGGAGGGAATTCGAACAAAAAAGCAAAAGATTAGAAAAGGAAATTGAAGAATATAGACGGGTGGAAAAAAGCCTTCAGGATACACTGATCAGCGCAAAAGAGACTACCGACCGCTCAATGGAAAACTCAAGGAAGGAAGCGGAGCTCATCATAGGTGATGCCGAGCTGCACGCCGATAAAGTCTTAGAATCCGCCCGGAAAAAAGTGTCGAAAATCGAAGATGAGATAACGAGGTTAACGGTTCTGAGGGATTCCTTCACGGTAAAATTGAGGAGCATTCTATCTTCGCAAATTGAACTTGTAGAGATGTTCGGAGAGGTAAATGACGATAACGTCGAGTTGAACATATCGGAAGAGATTCTGCCCGACGGGGATAAAGAACCGGAGCCGGTTATTCAAAAAGCGACTGAACCTATGGATAATGAAGAGGTTCCTGAAAACGAGGAACAGGGTCATCCGGTG